The following coding sequences are from one Triticum dicoccoides isolate Atlit2015 ecotype Zavitan chromosome 4A, WEW_v2.0, whole genome shotgun sequence window:
- the LOC119290000 gene encoding protein NPG1-like, whose protein sequence is MAEPEDGGQVAPPEAAAAATSAAAHSSPPAKEEPGAAAEAKPASSGEAVSLNYEEARALLGRLEFQKGNVEDALCVFDGIDLQAAIERFQPSSSKKTTEATLVLEAIYLKALSLQKLGKSIEAAKQCKSVIDSVESMFKNGTPDIEQKLQETINKSVELLPEAWKKAGSLQETFASYRRALLSPWNLDEECIARIQKRFAAFLLYGCVEWSPPSSGSPAEGTFVPKTNIEEAILLLTVVLKNFYQGKTHWDPSVMEHLTYALSICSQPSLIANHLEEVLPGIYPRTERWSTLAFCYYGVGQKEVALNFLRKSLNKHENPKDTMALLLAAKICSKDCRLASEGVEYARRAIANTESLDVQLKSTGLHFLGSCLSKKAKVVSSDHQRAMLHAETMKSLTESMSLDRYNPNLIFDMGVQYAEQRNMNAALRCAKEFVDATGGAVSKGWRFLALVLSAQQRYSEAEVATNAALDETAKWDQGSLLRIKAKLKVAQSSPMEAVEAYRVLLALVHAQKNSPKKVEGEAGGVTEFEIWQGLANLYSSLSHCKDAEVCLQKARALKSYSAATLEAEGYMHEVRNESKEAMAAYVNASATELEHVSSKVAIGALLSKQGGKYLPAARAFLSDALRVEPTNRMAWLNLGKVHKLDGRISDAADCFQAAVMLEESDPVESFKTLS, encoded by the exons ATGGCGGAGCCGGAGGACGGCGGCCAGGTCGCCCctcctgaggcggcggcggcggcgacgagcgcggCCGCCCATTCGTCTCCCCCTGCTAAGGAGGAGCCGGGGGCAGCAGCAGAGGCAAAGCCGGCCAGCTCCGGCGAGGCGGTCTCCCTCAACTACGAG GAAGCGAGAGCTCTCTTGGGAAGGCTGGAATTTCAGAAAGGCAATGTAGAAGATGCACTTTGTGTGTTTGATGGAATAGACCTTCAAGCTGCCATTGAGCGCTTCCAGCCATCATCCTCGAAGAAAACAACAGAAGCTACTCTTGTTCTTGAAGCCATTTACTTGAAAGCATTGTCCCTTCAGAAGCTAGGAAAATCAATAG AGGCCGCTAAACAATGCAAAAGCGTCATCGATTCTGTTGAAAGTATGTTCAAGAATGGCACTCCTGACATCGAACAGAAGCTACAAGAAACTATCAATAAATCTGTGGAACTTCTCCCAGAGGCCTGGAAAAAAGCCGGTTCTCTTCAGGAAACATTTGCTTCGTACAGACGCGCTCTTCTCAGCCCGTGGAACCTCGACGAGGAATGCATCGCAAGGATTCAAAAGAGATTTGCTGCTTTCTTGTTGTATGGTTGTGTGGAGTGGAGTCCGCCCAGCTCTGGTTCACCAGCTGAAGGCACTTTTGTTCCCAAGACCAATATTGAGGAAGCTATTCTACTCCTCACAGTAGTATTGAAGAACTTTTATCAGGGAAAGACCCACTGGGATCCCTCGGTGATGGAACACTTGACCTACGCATTGTCGATTTGCAGCCAGCCTTCTCTTATTGCAAATCATCTGGAGGAGGTTCTACCCGGGATATATCCTCGGACGGAGAGATGGAGCACACTAGCATTTTGCTACTATGGTGTTGGTCAGAAAGAAGTCGCTCTGAATTTCTTGAGGAAGTCCTTGAATAAGCATGAGAACCCAAAAGATACAATGGCATTGCTGTTAGCCGCCAAGATATGTAGCAAGGACTGCCGTCTTGCTTCCGAGGGTGTCGAGTATGCAAGAAGAGCGATTGCAAACACGGAATCGTTAGATGTTCAACTGAAGAGCACCGGCCTCCATTTCTTGGGGAGTTGCCTGAGTAAGAAGGCTAAGGTTGTTTCATCCGATCATCAAAGAGCTATGTTGCACGCAGAAACTATGAAGTCGCTTACGGAGTCGATGTCTCTTGACCGCTACAACCCAAACCTAATATTCGACATGGGAGTTCAATACGCTGAGCAGCGGAACATGAATGCCGCACTGAGATGTGCCAAAGAGTTTGTCGACGCAACTGGGGGAGCGGTCTCGAAAGGTTGGAGGTTTCTAGCACTAGTCCTCTCCGCACAGCAAAGATACTCCGAAGCAGAAGTGGCGACCAATGCCGCGTTAGACGAGACCGCAAAGTGGGATCAAGGGTCACTGCTCAGGATAAAGGCTAAGCTGAAGGTCGCTCAATCATCGCCCATGGAAGCGGTGGAGGCATACCGGGTCCTTCTTGCTCTTGTTCATGCCCAGAAGAATTCGCCTAAAAAAGTGGAG GGAGAGGCTGGTGGAGTAACCGAGTTTGAAATCTGGCAAGGTCTTGCAAATCTGTACTCCAGCCTCTCACACTGCAAGGACGCCGAGGTATGTTTGCAGAAAGCCAGAGCCCTGAAATCATACTCCGCCGCGACACTCGAAGCCGAAG GTTACATGCACGAGGTGCGCAACGAGAGCAAGGAGGCAATGGCGGCCTACGTGAACGCCTCGGCGACGGAGCTGGAGCATGTGTCGTCGAAGGTGGCCATAGGGGCCCTGCTCTCCAAGCAGGGGGGCAAGTACCTCCCGGCGGCGAGGGCCTTCCTCTCAGACGCCCTGAGGGTCGAGCCGACGAACCGGATGGCGTGGCTCAACCTGGGGAAGGTGCACAAGCTCGACGGGAGGATTTCCGACGCCGCCGACTGCTTCCAGGCAGCGGTGATGCTCGAGGAGTCGGATCCCGTGGAGAGTTTTAAGACGCTCTCATGA